A genomic window from Salvia hispanica cultivar TCC Black 2014 chromosome 5, UniMelb_Shisp_WGS_1.0, whole genome shotgun sequence includes:
- the LOC125190988 gene encoding inorganic phosphate transporter 1-4-like — MARQQLEVLNALDVAKTQLYHFTAIVVAGMGFFTDAYDLFSISLLSKLLGRIYYTVPNSPKPGTLPPSVSSSVTGVALVGTLAGQLFFGWLGDKMGRKKVYGMTLLIMIVCSIASGLSFGSSPKGVMTTLCFFRFWLGFGIGGDYPLSATIMAEYANKKTRGAFVAAVFAMQGFGILFGGIVSLIVSAAFDHAFQSPSYEQNAAASTPPQADYVWRIVLMFGSIPAALTFYWRMKMPETARYTALVAKNAKQAAQDMGRVLNVEIEAEEEKVERMAQQKGSNFGLLSKEFLKRHGLHLFGTTSTWFLLDIAFYSQNLFQKDVFSAIGWIPPAKTMNAIGEVYKISRAQTLIALCSTVPGYWFTVAFIDIIGRFAIQMIGFFFMTVFMFAIAIPYDHWTKEANRIGFVVMYGLTFFFANFGPNATTFVVPAEIFPARLRSTCHGISAAAGKAGAIVGAYGFLYAAQNKDKSKADAGFPPGIGVKNALIVLGVINLLGMLCTFAVPEAKGKSLEEASQETIDESNGPQGP, encoded by the coding sequence ATGGCTAGACAACAGTTAGAAGTGCTAAACGCACTTGACGTGGCCAAAACCCAACTCTACCATTTCACCGCAATTGTGGTTGCTGGGATGGGCTTCTTCACCGATGCCTACGATCTCTTCAGCATCTCCCTGCTGTCCAAGCTTCTCGGCCGCATCTACTACACTGTCCCCAACTCCCCCAAGCCCGGGACTCTCCCCCCGAGCGTCTCCTCCTCCGTCACCGGTGTCGCCCTCGTCGGCACCCTCGCCGGCCAGCTCTTCTTCGGGTGGCTTGGTGACAAGATGGGCCGCAAAAAGGTGTACGGCATGACCCTCCTGATCATGATCGTCTGCTCCATCGCCTCCGGCCTCTCCTTTGGGAGCTCCCCCAAGGGCGTCATGACCACGCTATGCTTCTTCCGCTTCTGGCTCGGCTTCGGCATCGGCGGCGACTACCCCCTCTCCGCCACCATCATGGCCGAGTACGCCAACAAGAAAACCCGCGGCGCCTTCGTGGCAGCCGTCTTCGCCATGCAAGGGTTTGGAATCCTCTTCGGCGGGATCGTCTCCCTGATCGTCTCTGCCGCCTTCGACCACGCCTTCCAGTCCCCGTCCTACGAGCAGAACGCCGCCGCCTCCACCCCGCCACAGGCCGACTACGTCTGGCGGATCGTGCTCATGTTCGGGTCCATCCCGGCGGCCCTGACCTTCTACTGGCGGATGAAGATGCCCGAGACTGCCCGGTACACCGCCCTGGTGGCGAAGAACGCGAAGCAGGCGGCGCAGGACATGGGGAGGGTGCTGAACGTGGAGATCgaggcggaggaggagaaggtggAGAGGATGGCTCAGCAGAAGGGAAGCAACTTCGGTTTGCTATCAAAGGAGTTCCTGAAACGCCACGGTCTCCATCTCTTCGGCACCACATCCACCTGGTTCCTTCTCGACATCGCCTTCTACAGCCAGAACCTCTTCCAGAAGGACGTCTTCTCCGCCATCGGGTGGATCCCGCCGGCCAAGACCATGAACGCCATCGGGGAGGTGTACAAGATCTCCAGGGCGCAAACCCTGATCGCGCTCTGCAGCACCGTGCCGGGCTACTGGTTCACGGTGGCCTTCATCGACATCATCGGCCGGTTCGCCATCCAGATGATCGGCTTCTTCTTCATGACGGTCTTCATGTTCGCCATCGCCATCCCCTACGATCACTGGACCAAGGAGGCCAACCGGATCGGCTTCGTGGTCATGTACGGACTCACCTTTTTCTTCGCCAATTTCGGGCCCAACGCCACCACTTTCGTGGTGCCGGCGGAGATATTCCCGGCGAGGCTGAGGTCCACGTGCCACGGGATATCGGCTGCGGCTGGGAAGGCGGGAGCCATTGTTGGAGCGTATGGGTTTCTGTACGCAGCACAGAACAAAGACAAGAGCAAGGCCGACGCCGGTTTCCCGCCGGGCATTGGAGTGAAGAATGCTCTCATTGTTCTTGGAGTCATTAATTTGCTTGGAATGCTTTGCACCTTTGCGGTGCCTGAGGCCAAGGGTAAATCGCTGGAAGAAGCGTCACAAGAAACTATAGACGAAAGCAATGGGCCACAAGGACCTTAA